Proteins from one Clostridia bacterium genomic window:
- a CDS encoding phosphatidate cytidylyltransferase, protein MLKIRVLSAILGIPLILFVLYFKGLYLYFFVTAVSLVGLFEYYRAMNNIAIKTNRIFGYIAVIVYYIMFLMPITFDRPGFLIVFSVMILFTYEILTQKHNITEISITLLGIVYIPFLFSHLLFIEKLRYGNIILWLPFLTAWFTDTFAYFVGVYMGKVKLSPRISPKKTVEGALGGIVGSVLLSTLAGLIISSFGVDIKIVHYVITGFLCGIASELGDLAASYIKRYTGVKDFGNIIPGHGGILDRFDSILFTAPIIYYYFVLVGDMI, encoded by the coding sequence ATGTTAAAGATAAGGGTATTAAGTGCGATTCTTGGAATACCACTTATATTATTTGTTTTGTATTTTAAGGGGCTGTATCTATATTTTTTTGTCACAGCAGTCTCATTAGTAGGTCTTTTCGAGTATTATAGGGCAATGAACAACATAGCTATTAAAACTAATAGAATTTTTGGATATATTGCAGTTATAGTGTACTATATTATGTTTCTTATGCCCATTACCTTTGATAGGCCTGGGTTTCTCATTGTTTTTTCAGTTATGATCTTATTCACATATGAAATACTTACACAAAAGCATAATATAACAGAAATATCTATAACTCTTCTGGGGATTGTTTATATACCATTTCTATTCAGCCACCTTCTTTTCATAGAAAAGCTTAGATATGGAAACATAATACTGTGGCTGCCATTCTTGACTGCATGGTTTACCGATACTTTCGCGTATTTTGTTGGGGTTTACATGGGTAAAGTGAAGCTTTCCCCCAGGATCAGCCCTAAGAAGACTGTAGAGGGAGCATTAGGCGGTATTGTCGGTTCCGTTCTTTTAAGTACTCTTGCGGGTCTTATAATAAGCAGTTTTGGTGTAGATATAAAAATCGTACATTATGTAATTACGGGATTTCTATGTGGCATCGCATCAGAGCTCGGAGATTTAGCCGCATCATATATAAAAAGATACACTGGCGTTAAGGATTTTGGAAATATTATTCCGGGACACGGAGGAATACTTGATAGATTTGATAGTATTTTGTTTACTGCACCGATAATCTATTACTACTTTGTACTTGTTGGAGATATGATATAG
- a CDS encoding isoprenyl transferase, protein MLVEIDMNRLPKHIAIIMDGNGRWAQKKGLPRVVGHKAGMEAIKETVRACSDLGIKILTVYAFSTENWRRPQDEVSYLMNLLVEYMRKEVNALHNNKVKIKLLGEVDILPNQTRKEIKEALKLTENNEGLQFNIALNYGGRAEILYACKKLIQGVSDGSIDSEAVDEALLAKYLYTGSDPDPDLIIRTSGEQRISNFLLWQGAYSELVFVDQLWPDFDEKVLRTAIKEYQSRDRRFGALK, encoded by the coding sequence ATGCTGGTAGAAATTGATATGAATAGGCTTCCAAAACATATCGCTATAATAATGGATGGCAATGGGCGTTGGGCACAAAAAAAGGGCCTGCCAAGAGTCGTGGGACATAAGGCTGGCATGGAGGCCATCAAGGAAACAGTAAGAGCCTGCAGCGACTTGGGCATAAAGATATTGACCGTCTATGCCTTTTCTACAGAAAATTGGAGACGTCCTCAAGATGAAGTAAGCTATCTTATGAACCTGCTGGTGGAGTATATGAGAAAGGAAGTAAATGCACTTCATAATAACAAGGTAAAGATTAAATTACTTGGAGAAGTGGACATACTTCCCAATCAGACAAGAAAAGAGATTAAAGAAGCCCTTAAGCTTACTGAAAATAACGAAGGGCTGCAATTCAACATTGCATTGAATTATGGGGGCAGAGCCGAGATATTATATGCCTGCAAAAAGCTTATACAGGGGGTAAGTGATGGAAGCATAGATAGTGAAGCTGTTGATGAGGCATTACTTGCAAAGTATCTATATACGGGCAGTGATCCTGACCCCGATTTGATAATTAGAACTAGTGGGGAACAGAGGATAAGCAATTTTCTGCTTTGGCAGGGGGCATACAGCGAGCTGGTTTTTGTCGATCAGCTTTGGCCAGACTTTGATGAAAAGGTACTTCGTACGGCTATAAAAGAGTATCAAAGCAGGGACAGACGTTTTGGCGCGTTGAAGTAG
- the frr gene encoding ribosome recycling factor, with the protein MVKDIEKGMQDKMEKTLSVLRHELATLKAGRANPSLLDRITVEYYGTVTPLNQLANLAAPEPRVLTITPWDTKSIPSIEKAILKSDLGINPSNDGKMIRLVVPQLTEERRKDLVKVIKKLGEDAKVAIRNIRRDANEHLKKLKKDGEITEDVLKKSEEDIQKMTDKCIKESDSAMAIKEKEIMEV; encoded by the coding sequence ATGGTTAAGGATATTGAAAAAGGCATGCAGGATAAAATGGAAAAGACCCTGAGCGTATTGAGGCACGAGCTCGCTACACTGAAGGCAGGACGTGCAAATCCTAGTCTTTTGGATCGGATAACTGTAGAATACTACGGAACAGTTACACCTTTAAACCAGCTGGCAAACTTAGCTGCCCCGGAACCAAGGGTACTTACCATAACACCATGGGATACCAAGTCTATTCCAAGCATTGAAAAAGCTATACTAAAGTCAGATTTGGGCATCAATCCTTCAAATGATGGAAAGATGATTAGACTTGTTGTACCACAGCTCACAGAGGAAAGAAGAAAAGATCTGGTGAAAGTAATTAAGAAGCTTGGTGAGGATGCCAAGGTAGCTATAAGAAATATTCGACGTGATGCCAATGAACATCTTAAGAAGCTTAAGAAAGATGGAGAAATAACCGAAGATGTACTTAAAAAGTCTGAAGAAGATATACAGAAGATGACAGATAAATGCATTAAGGAATCGGATAGTGCAATGGCAATAAAAGAAAAGGAAATAATGGAGGTCTAA